A genomic segment from Gracilimonas sediminicola encodes:
- a CDS encoding SOS response-associated peptidase yields the protein MKRYVLEADKFIIEEAFGGQTDAESLFNPNYNVIPGNTMPIVVKDGDNRAVVSSVWGLKQEEADDDFFEIGQEEFAVNENLKQLAKTSPCIIPVSGFYKWKETVDDPLPFYLRVLTTEVTGFAGIYTSFEQEDGRLIHSFAVITMPANALVEPLDDRMPVILEEKDYGRWLNGNAPEMLENGFSGNHLLPDMSVFRVPELVNDPSNNSKELVQPIPKLRNYDGPEDD from the coding sequence ATGAAGAGATACGTATTAGAAGCCGATAAATTTATCATTGAGGAAGCATTTGGTGGGCAGACCGATGCTGAAAGCCTCTTCAATCCAAATTATAACGTCATCCCCGGTAATACGATGCCTATTGTTGTGAAGGACGGGGATAACAGGGCGGTGGTTAGTTCGGTATGGGGACTGAAGCAGGAAGAGGCTGATGATGACTTTTTTGAAATAGGGCAGGAAGAATTTGCTGTAAATGAAAACCTGAAGCAGCTAGCTAAAACCTCCCCCTGCATCATTCCGGTATCCGGGTTTTATAAGTGGAAGGAAACCGTGGACGACCCGCTGCCTTTCTACCTGCGGGTGCTTACAACAGAGGTAACCGGTTTTGCAGGAATCTACACTTCCTTTGAGCAGGAAGACGGCCGACTTATCCACTCATTTGCAGTAATCACCATGCCGGCGAACGCCTTGGTTGAACCGTTGGATGACCGTATGCCCGTTATACTTGAAGAAAAAGATTACGGACGCTGGTTGAATGGAAATGCTCCTGAAATGTTAGAAAATGGGTTCTCAGGAAATCACCTGCTGCCGGATATGTCCGTTTTTCGAGTTCCTGAGTTAGTGAATGACCCTTCCAACAACTCCAAAGAGCTGGTGCAGCCAATCCCAAAACTCCGCAACTACGACGGGCCGGAAGACGACTGA
- a CDS encoding mechanosensitive ion channel family protein → MQDFTDQIADFIASSPSIAVQLVETVAIILILWVIRIIAVRVLQRNVEDKKAIYKWRKNITYIAFFIGVLIIGQIWFLALGSLGTFLGLLSAGIAIALKDPVTDIAAWMFLIWRKPFDIGDRIQVGNSKGDVIDIRVFKFTILEIGNWVDADQSTGRVIHIPNHKVFTEDLANYTSDFEFIWNEMGVLVTFESDWKKAKKILEEVVEENMHEFVEQAREEVKKAEKSYLIQYRYLTPIVYTSVKDSGINLSIRYLSDPRRRRGVSQAIWESILDRFDEHDDIDFAYPTIRYYDNPTEGKPGTTSSGN, encoded by the coding sequence ATGCAAGACTTCACAGATCAAATCGCCGATTTCATTGCAAGCTCACCCAGTATAGCGGTACAACTTGTGGAAACCGTTGCCATCATCCTCATCCTCTGGGTTATCCGTATTATTGCCGTCCGTGTTCTCCAGCGAAATGTAGAAGACAAGAAAGCCATCTATAAATGGCGGAAGAACATTACCTACATCGCTTTTTTTATCGGCGTGCTTATTATCGGGCAAATCTGGTTTCTGGCGCTGGGCTCCCTGGGGACTTTTCTGGGGCTGCTTTCTGCAGGTATCGCCATTGCCCTTAAAGATCCGGTAACCGACATCGCAGCCTGGATGTTTTTAATATGGCGAAAGCCTTTTGATATCGGCGACCGCATTCAGGTAGGGAATTCCAAAGGGGATGTCATTGATATTCGGGTGTTTAAATTCACTATTCTGGAAATAGGAAACTGGGTGGATGCCGACCAAAGCACGGGACGGGTCATTCATATTCCCAATCACAAAGTATTTACCGAAGACCTCGCCAACTATACCAGCGACTTTGAGTTTATCTGGAATGAGATGGGCGTACTCGTCACCTTTGAAAGCGACTGGAAAAAAGCCAAGAAAATCCTGGAAGAAGTGGTTGAGGAGAATATGCATGAATTTGTGGAACAGGCCCGGGAGGAAGTCAAAAAAGCTGAAAAATCCTACCTCATTCAGTATCGGTACCTCACGCCCATTGTGTACACCAGTGTTAAAGACAGCGGCATCAACCTTTCCATACGGTATTTATCGGATCCAAGACGAAGAAGGGGCGTTTCACAGGCAATCTGGGAATCCATTCTCGACCGCTTTGATGAGCACGACGACATCGATTTTGCCTACCCAACCATCCGCTACTACGACAACCCCACCGAAGGCAAACCCGGCACAACTTCTTCAGGGAATTAA
- the secG gene encoding preprotein translocase subunit SecG — MLYNIIVGVIAVICFLLIVVVLLQPGQGQGISGMGGGGGLGGGGGLGARRTADLLSKSTSVLAALFLALCVLANFAIDRGEVERSILQEGGGVNAPIESPSQSAPAIPQQQQQDNSQDNSEDNGDN, encoded by the coding sequence ATGCTTTATAATATTATTGTAGGAGTTATTGCTGTTATTTGCTTCCTGTTAATCGTGGTTGTTTTACTGCAACCGGGACAGGGACAAGGAATTTCCGGAATGGGTGGCGGAGGCGGCCTCGGTGGAGGCGGTGGTCTCGGAGCCCGAAGAACAGCTGACTTACTGTCGAAATCAACATCGGTACTTGCAGCCCTTTTTCTGGCACTTTGTGTGCTCGCTAACTTCGCGATTGATCGCGGGGAAGTAGAACGGAGTATTTTACAGGAAGGCGGAGGTGTAAATGCACCTATTGAATCTCCTTCTCAATCAGCTCCGGCTATTCCTCAGCAACAGCAGCAGGATAATAGCCAGGACAATTCCGAAGACAACGGCGACAACTAA